AATTTTCATTGCACTCAACTGAGGCTTTGCCGTCGACAAAGAAAAGAAGCTCAAGCTGTTCATGCCAGTGACGACGGAATATTATTTCATCTCTTTTTTTGCCGGGTTGTGAAAATATTACTATGGGAAAACTCTTATCAGGTATATATGCGTTTTCATAGAAACTCATTTTATCCATTACAAATCACCATTTCTCTTCTATACTATGATTAAATTACTACTGTTTGTATAATAACAATAAAGTACTTGTGTATAGCGCAACAATCCTTGAAATAAGCTTAATATTGAATATAATTGCATTTATATAATATAATTATAATTAATATATGTGCTTATGGCAATATATATTAATTTGGCAATCGGGCGGTAAAACTAATTTGCCCTGCCGCTGTTATTAAAAATAAAGGAATTTAATTAAACTTTAAAATTTAGAGGAGGAAAATGAGTGATATCCGAAAAAATAAAAAATACATCCGAAGAAATATTTGAAAAACTCGTTGCTGTACGCAGAAGAATTCATAAATACCCTGAATTAGGACTTGATACATACAAAACTTCCGAATATATAACGGATTATTTGCAACAGTTGGGTATTGAAGTCACTCAAATTGCTTCAAAAGCAGGTGTTGTTGGTCTAATAAGAGGTGAAAAAAGAGTTGAAAACCTTGGAAAATCTATTGGGAAATCCAATAATACCGAAAAAACAATAGCCCTAAGGGCAGATATAGATGCCTTGCCTATAAATGAAGAAAACAAGTGTGATTATAAATCCGATATACCTGGAGTTATGCATGCATGTGGACATGATTTTCATGTGAGCTGTCTTATTGGGGCTGCAGAAATATTAAGTAGATTTAAAGATAAATTTACGGGAAATGTTAAACTATTATTTCAGCCGGGAGAAGAAAACATAGGTGGGGCTTCGGTAATGATTAAAGAAGGTGTTTTGAATAATCCTGATGTGGATGTATGTGCTGCATTACATGCCTGGCCTGATATTCCTGCTGGTAAAATAGCTGTAAAAACCGGTCCGGTTTTTTCTGCTATAAGGAATTTTAAAGTAACAATTATTGGTAAAGGAGGACATGGAGCAGTACCCCAAGGGACTACGGACCCTATTATTATAGGTTGCAATATAGTCAATGCTTTACAAACAATAGTTAGCAGAAGAGTAGACCCTTTTGACCCTGCAGTTGTATCGGTCTGTAGTTTTAATGCGGGTAC
This portion of the Bacillota bacterium genome encodes:
- a CDS encoding amidohydrolase; its protein translation is MISEKIKNTSEEIFEKLVAVRRRIHKYPELGLDTYKTSEYITDYLQQLGIEVTQIASKAGVVGLIRGEKRVENLGKSIGKSNNTEKTIALRADIDALPINEENKCDYKSDIPGVMHACGHDFHVSCLIGAAEILSRFKDKFTGNVKLLFQPGEENIGGASVMIKEGVLNNPDVDVCAALHAWPDIPAGKIAVKTGPVFSAIRNFKVTIIGKGGHGAVPQGTTDPIIIGCNIVNALQTIVSRRVDPFDPAVVSVCSFNAGTSVNVIPDTAVIGGTIRAFDANLKAYIEKTLCDISEGIAKAMGAEVQINFIDHSPPVINDAELTKLFISSASKIVGKDNVIIADRPSMVSEDFALFSEKVPSVYFWIGCRNEEKGIINPLHSPIFQGDEECIKIGAAVFAQFALDYLKG